A stretch of DNA from Salvelinus sp. IW2-2015 linkage group LG20, ASM291031v2, whole genome shotgun sequence:
aaattgttcagcagtcttatggcttgggggtagaagctgttaaggaaccttttggacctagacttggcgcttcggtaccgcttgccgtacggtagcagagagaacagtctatgacttgggtgactgaagtctttgaattttttgggggccttcctgttgacctgtataaaggtcttgctcagctctagcctttagctcagtgcaaatgttgcctgtaatccatggcttctggttgggatatgtacgtacagtcactgttgggACGATGTCGtttatgcacttattgataaagccggtgactgaggtggtatactcctcaatgccattggatgaatcccagaacacattccagtctgtgctggcaaaacagtcctgtagcgtatcTGCTGGCTTCACTAGGTCTGTCtgtttagttttatttgtgtttggGCTTCTGTTCATAGACCTACCTTTTTGATTAAGGGCTGAATGATAAGTTAGTTGAGTAGTTGAATCAGATGTTGTTGGGATGGACCAGGATTGAGGGATCATGTTATAAAACTACTGATTCAGAGGAAATTATAAATGGTTGCACTTCCCCCTTGTGGCTCAACATAAACATGACATACATTTCACTTCCCAAACAGCAGGTGGCGATAAAACAACATACACACTTCCTAGTCACCCAACTACCAACAAACGAAGAGTAAAATCACAACATcagctgagagagagacgagacattATTCTGCACTATTTTACGTCTTTAAAATGACCAAACTGCAGCTGTTGAATGCTTACCTGACAGAACGTTTAACGGTAGTGGTGCGGGAGATTCTGGACGTGGTCGGGGACACAGTGGCCGAGTACCGAGAAGAGACGGCTAggacgaagagagagaatgaaagcgcGAGGAGACAAAATGAAAGCCTGCGGCGACAGCTTCGGGACATCCTACTCTTGGCGGAGACAGACTGGCGTAAGAACATTTTGTTGGATAATGCTAATTTAATGGTCATGCCAAAAATGAATTGGCAACCTGTCAACTAGTTAGTTACTTTGGGTGACGTCTGTCTGTTGACGATTGACAGTAACGTTACGTTGGCTCGCGAGAAGTGCCCGAATTCCAAATATCCCTCGCAGCAAAAATGTACAACTAATAGTAGTGCATGATTAATTACAATGTCATAACTATTTACTAAATGACTTACTTATTTAATGACAGCACTTTGTCTTTGCACCCTCTTTCTATGCAGGATCCACTagcctttctctctctgggcAGCAGCAGCTCTGTGAGCAAGAGTGGAGCTCCAGTCAGGAACATGACCCAGAGCCCCTGCAGCAGAGCCAGGTCAACAGACGAGGGCTACAGACACAGAGCCAGGTAGCGTTGGGTAAGGATGGGGGTCTCACAGGACCAAACCAGGGACACACTGAAACYGTCKGAYTAGAAGAGAAGCCCAGTRCAGGGSAGGCAATCKCAAAGACKGAGCACAACTCAGACCCAGAACCCAAGGGTTTTGGAAACACCTCGTCCTTGGCCCCATCTCCGTTCTCCTCCAATGCCCACTGTGCCACAACAACTGGAGCAGCCAACGCTGAAATGCCCGTCCTTAGGACAGAGGGAAAGACGTCCTCTCCCATCGACCCAATCCAGGGACGGATCAAAATGGAACCCAAGGAATGTGACGTCACACTGAACCTCACCAACCATGAACCTCAATCCAGTTCAGACTACACAGGTCGTCCTATAACACTACTACCCCACAACCATGAACTCTCAGGCGAGACTGGCTTCAAAGACCTTCCAGATATGGACATCTCAGAGCTCCATAACACACCCGTACATGACCAGCAAACAtatgcaacagagcctgggcccAAGGACAGGGTGTTGCCATACAACGAGAGTAACAACTTCACCCCCGCCGACCACCAGGAGGGACGCCCACACCGCTGCACCCGATGTGGGGAGAGTTTCAGCCAGGCGGCcagcctccacctccacctccagtaCAAGAAGCCCTACGCCTGTGACTGGTGCTGTAAGTCCTTCGCCCAGTCGGCTGACCTGCGGCGCCACCACCGCATCCACACGGGGGAGAGGCCCCACCGCTGCTCCTGGTGCTCCAAAAGCTTTACCCAGAGAGGCAACCTGAGACGGCACCTGAGGTTGGCATacattgttatgttgtgttatcatacagtgagctccaaaagtattgggacagtgacacatttagttgttttggctctgtactgcagcactttggatttgaagtgATAGAATCACTGTGATGTTAAACTGTcagcagactgtcagctttaattgggtgaaccatttagaaattacagcaccttttgtacatagtccccatttttaggggaccaaaagtattgggacaaattcacttatgtgtattaaaggagTCAAAAGCTTAGTATTTAGTCCCATATTTCTAGCaggcaatgattacatcaagcttgtgactctacaaacgtgttggatgcatttggtgtttgttttcattttttgtttcaaatgattttgtgcccaatagaaatgaatggtaaataatgtattgtgtcattttggagttaatacatttttgggtcaataagaatataatatgtttctaaacagcTGTCAATCTTTACACTAAAGCTAAGTACTGACATTGTGGCTGGGTTATGGGCCTGGGCATTGGGCAAGTATGGTAGTATGGGCTATATAGGTTGGAGCCCTGTGACAACTTGTCCTCCATTGAATGTTGATTACCTGGTTCATCCTTATCaccagggccggctccaggcataagcacCATAAGCACCGCAGTTgtggtctcaacttactattgagagttagaatagtagaacacACAAGTTGCAAGTTCGAAATTTGGATGTGCGTCAGcaatttttctcttgttatgtcatcaCTGacagtcagtcactcaattagccatgtcggCTAGCTGTTTTAAATGAGTCTAGCAAGCTATCTagacttgtagtaatcatggccgactACCGACCACGTGCCCAGGGGTCCTGACCTCCAggtggcccccattgattttgttaagtcactctcactcagatatcattaacattgcATAAGTcacggcaaaatgtgtagaattgcaggaaatgcacTTTAAAACTGAAAACAATTATCTCCATCACATGGCAAAAAGGGTAGAATTGAAGAAAATGAGCTGTAAAATTATAAACAGttttctctttgccccatggcaaaaggAGTAGAAGTAATGTGAATGTTACCATGACTACGGATAGTCCTGAGTGATGATGACGATATttatgcatctgtaactttctcactcatcactaTTCACGAataattcaggactatccgtagtcatggtagcatccacattaatgtagaagtgtttagaaacctattcgattcttatttacaataaaagtgactccaaaacaacacattacattaccattcatttctattgggcacaaaataatctgaaacacaaccaaaacaaacagcaaatgcatccaacaagtttgtaaagtcacaagcttgctgtaatcattgcatgctaggaataggGGCACACATACTAAACTTTTAACTACTTTAATACTCATATAAGTGAATTAGTTCCAATACtattggtcccctaaaatgggggggactatgtacaaaaagtgctgtaatttctaaacggttcacccgattatggatgaaaataccctctaattaaaagctgacagtctacactttaacctcagtcattgtatcatttcaaatcaaatcaaattttattggtcacatacacatggttagcagatgttaatgcgagtttagtgaaatacttgtgcttctagttccaacagtgcagtaatacctaacaagtaatcttaacaattccccaacaactacctaatacacacaaatctaaaggggtgattgagaatatgtacatatgagTATATGGATGAGCTgtggccgagcagcataggcaagatgcagtagatggtataaaatacagtatatacagtgttgagacccaatcactggacactttaataaatggatcactagtcactttaaacaattccacaatttacatatcttacattactcatatcacatgtatatactgtattttatatgtgatatgagtaatgtaagatatgtaaacattatttaaagtggcattgtttaaaatgactagtgatccatttattaaagtgtccagtgattgggtctcaatgtaggcagcagcctctctgagttagtgattgctgtttagcagtctggccctgagatagaagctgcttcTCAATCtcacggtcccagctttgatgcacctgtactgacctcaccttctggatgatagtggtgtgaacaggcagtggctcggctggttgttgtccttgacgatctttttggccttcctgtgacatcgggtgctgtaggtgtcatggagggcaggttgatgcgttgtgcagaccgcaccaccctctggagagccttgcggttgagtttcctgaagtccacgatcatctcctttgttttgttgacgttgagtgagagattgttttcctgacatcacactccgactgccctcacctcctccctgtaggctgtctcgtcgttgttggtgatcaagcccactactgttgtgtcgtcttcaaacttgatgattgagttggaggcgtgcatggccacgcagtcgtgggtgaacagggagtactggagaggcctgagcacacacccttgtagggccccagtgttgagcgtcagcgaagtggagatgttgcttcctaccttcaccacctggggggacCCGTCAGAAAGTCAATGACCCAGATacacagggaggggttgagactaaagttcgaccgattatgatttttcaacaccgataccgattattggaggaccaaaaaagccgataccgattaattggccgatttaaaaaaaaatatatatatatatatatatataaaaaaattatgtatttgtaataatgacaattccaacaatactgaatgaacacttattttaacttaatataatacatcaataaaaatcaatttagcctcaaataaataatgaaacatgttcaatttggtttaaataatgcaaaaacaaagtgttggagaagaaagtaaaagtgcaatatgtgccatttaaaaaagctaacgtttaagttccttgctcagaacatgagaacatatgaaagctggtggttccttttaacatgagacttcaatattctaAGGTAAGAgcttttaggttgtagttaatatagtatttataggactatttctctcaatACCATTTGcattccatatacctttgactattggatgttcttataggcactttagtattgccagtgtaacagtatagcttccgcccctctcctcgctcctacctgggctcgaacgaggaacacatcgacaacagccaccctcgaagcagcgttacccatgcagagcaaggggaacaactactacaagtctcagagcgagtgacgtttgaaacgctatcagcgcacaccccgctaactagctagccatttcacatcggttacaccagcctaatctcgggagttgataggcttgaagtaataaacagcgcaatgcttgaagcacagtgaagagctgctggcaaaacgcacgaaagtgctgtttgaatgaatgcttacgagcctgctgctgcctaccatcgctcagtcagactgctctatcaaatatcaaatcatagacttaattataacataacacacagaaatacgagactttggtcattaatatggtcgaatccggaaactatcatttcgaaaacaaaacgtttattattatcgcatataccctgactttgcgtgcaatgaacgcaagaaaagtgacacaatttcccctggttaatattgcctgctaacctggatttcttttagctaaatatgcaggtttaaaaatatatacttctgtgtattaattttaagaaaggcattgatgtttatggttaggtacacgttggagcaacgacagtcctttttccgtGAATGctcaccgcatcgattatatgcaacgcaggacacgctagataaactagtaatatcatcaaccatgtgtagttaactagtgattatgattgattgattgattgttttttataagataagtttaatgctagcaacttaccttggcttcttactgcattcgcgtaacaggcaggctcctcgtggagtgcaatgagaggcaggtggttagagcgttggactagttaactgtaaggttgcaagattgaatccccgagctgacaaggtaaaaatctgcccttctcccctgaacaaggcagttaacccaccgttcctaggccgtcattgaaaataagaacgtgttcttaacagacttgcctagttaaataaaggtgtaaaaaaaataaaaaaaatctgccaaatcggtgtccaaaaataccgatcggccattccgattaatcggtcgacctctagttgagacccagggcctccagcttgatgatgagcttggagggtactatggtgttgaatgctgagctgtagtcaatgaacagcattcttacataggtattgtttatgtccagatgggatagggcagtgtaatggctattgcgtcatctgtggacctgttggggcggtatgcaaactgaagtgggtctagggtggccggtaaggtggcggcGATTTCAAATCCCAAATGCTAGAgttcagagccaaaacaacaaataatgtgtcactgtcccagtaGTTTTGTAGCTCACTGTATATTGTAGCGAATCTAGGCGGTAGCTCTGACCAGCGACTGTCAATCCAACACCTTTGCCGTTACGCCCCAAAATCCAAACCTCTTgacgaggttgctaggtgttgggttaaagtCTCTTCACTCCATTTATATactattatttttatatatattttttatacttatttatatattatagGATCCACACCGGTGAGAGACCCTACAGCTGCCCCTACTGCCACAGGACCTTCAGCGACGGAGACACCATGAAGAAGCACAAACGGACTCACTCTGGGGAGAAACCCTATCGCTGTGTCCAGTGTCCCAAGAGCTTCACTGTGGCCAGCGGCCTGCGGGTACACCTGAACACACACTTGACAGATGCAGGGCAGCTCATCACATGAGGAGGTCAATGCGCTAACTAATCAGCTACTACTGAATCGGCTGCACCATTTCAAACACAGGACGACATGAAGGAATTGTGAAACGTTGAAGTGTTTTAGCAATAGGAATATttcctaaatgtatttattgggaTTAATAAAAACAGTGCAGTAGAAAACTAATGGATAATGTCATCGTGGCTGATGTTTCCAGCTTGATtgaagagtgtgtgtctgtgaaaatGAATTAAATCAGTCCATCATTTAATTATTTCTAATCACATTTCTAATTCTGTATTTCTTTTGTATTAAAGTTGAACCCTCTTTCAGGTTGTTTATTTCCAAAAGGAAGATGCCAGATGCTTGACTCACGTTACCTTCACTCAATGTATTTATTATAATACTCAGTAATAAGGGTGCAAACCCAACATATTTAAGTGGAAAATCCCTTTAATAAAACTCTTGCCTCCCCTTTTTCATGAATTACGGTAGCGTTTttatcacatgaccaaggagagtCAAATAACCCGGAAGTGAATGCTTTCGCGGATATTTTTACAAACAGTCTAGCTTGGGTCGTTATTAGTAGGCTTTAAGTGGATTTTAACAAATATTTTGGGCAAAATTTCTAGAAAATGGCTAAACTACAGCTTTTGAATGCTTACCTCACCGAGCGGTTAATGGTGGCTGTAGATGAGATACTGGAGGTGGTCGGGGGGACAGTGTCAGAATTCGAGGAGGAGACTGcccggacgaagagagagaatgaagtcCTAAAACGAAGGTTACGAGAAGTTGGACTCGACACGGGAACGGAATGTTCAGCAGGTGATGATACCAATGGCTCTTTGTCTATTGTCTGCACTCAGCCAGATGACCTCTGTTGCCCACACCGTTTTCATCTGTCAATTATTTCACtgagtgtagataaaggggagaggATGCAGGTTTTTCTAGAATGTTATGATATGGGGCATTTGGACAGTCTCAAGCCCAGTAGATCACCACATTACCCAAAACAAGCTCATCCTACAGAATGCCTGTAAACTCATGTTTGGATCGTTGCTTCTGTAGTTGTGTGAATGTAATCAAGCTGATTTcgctctcttttctgtctgtttgttggtCGGTCCATCCAGTCTCGACCaggcctgtttctctctctgtgtctgggcaGCACCAGTGGAGTTCCGACCAGGGTCCAGACCTTGAGTCTACACAGACCCAGAACCACATGGTAATGAGCCAGGATGAGATGCCTGCCACACATAGCCAGCTACCCACAGACTGCACCGAGTGGAAGAGTCTGTGTAACTCTCCACGTACCATGTCCTCACAACAGACCGATACATCGGCTACCACCCCAGTAGTAGCTCCATTGACTTCAGCGTCCGTGAAAAGGGACTTGGACGAAGAAGACGACCAGCTTCTACTTCCCTCTGCAAATCCCTTCAGCAGCACATCATGCCCCGTGGACAGAGTGGTTTTACACTATAACTCTGAGAGCATCAAAACAGAGCCTAGTGATACTAGCCCTACTGACTTGGGGTCAGTATCTGCTCAGATGGGGTGTGGTGAACTAAACCCCAGTTCGGACCCTGGACCAGCCACTGTTGAAACCAGGTACATTGTTTCAGACCTGAGCGCTGACCTGGAATCAGTGGTTGCAGACAGCAGCAGGTATGGTGCCTCCACTGCCTCGGGCGTCCCAACTGACCTGGTATCAGCTAGTGCGGCCATGATCCCAGACGGCTTTTTCCGTCAGATTGGCAGCGATGGTTGTGTAACAACAGGGCCAGAACTAGACTTCGgggacaccaccaccaccagtacTGTAGGTCCCTTGACCTCCCTGTTCTATCCGGGTCAAACCAGACgtcaacaacaaacaaatagATCAACAAATAGGGGTCATCAACAAGTAAACAGGTCCACAAACAACAGgggtcaacaacaaacaaacaacagggGGGATCAGAAGTCCCACCCGTGCCCTCAGTGCGGTAAGATATTCAGTCACGTGTCACGCCTCAAGATCCACCTCCGcattcacacaggggagaagccgtACGTTTGTGCACTGTGTGGCAAGCGATTCAACAACGATGGCACACTGAGGAACCACCGGCGCGTTCACACAGAGCTGCGGTTGTACGGCTGCCCTGTCTGCGGCATGAGCTTCAAGGACGCCTACACGTGTAGGAAGCACCAGCGCGTACATAATGGAATGCGGCCTGCCGGTGGCGGGGCCCACACCTGCAGCTTGTGTGGCAAGGCTTTCAGTGAGGCAGCTAAGCTGACCAAACACATCAGGACTCATGTCTCAGACATTGGATGAGGGCAGTACAACCTATAAAGACTTTTTATAGCATACACAAAGGCTTTATAAGCACtatataaatgcttcacaaataaTCTATAAGTGTAAGTGTATGTCATACATGGTGTATAAAGGGTGACATAACAATTCCCACTGTAGAGTTTATTGCTAAATGTAAGTTAATACACTATTTATAGATTATGACCTATGCTTATGATTTGTAAAGCATTTAAATAGTGCTATATAAAGCCTTTCTTTATAAGTTTTTCTTTGCAacggagctcccgagtggcgcatccTMCTAAGGCACTTCACCCAAAGTGCAGcggggcgtcactacagcctgacgTGACCCGGGAGTTCcaagggcagtgcacaattggcctagcactgtccgggttaggggagggtaggGTTGGCAGGGGATTCCTTGTCTTAACTTGCTCTAGCGTCTTCGCGTGGCGGactgggcgcctgcaagctgactagGGTCGTCAATTGAACTGTGTCACCTCCAACACATTGGTCCGGCTGACTTCCGGGTGTTTATAAGAAGCAGCGTGTTTGTCCGATCCTcacctctcctgagcccgttggggagttgccaTAATGGAacacaattggataccacaaaattctttcatttctaaatggtaaaacagatatgtatgaaaatctctaatccaaaatgctggagtatagagacacatttttattttagcttcactgtccaaatacatatggaggggTGTGTATGACCATGGCTGCACCGGCTTCAACGGGACAGGTCTTTGTGTACTCTGTCTGTGGCAGACGGTGTGCATCCCGCATCTGATTATACAGTCATCAGCGATCCCACAAGGAGTAATTGAAGTCATCATCAGATGTGATGGACTACCTTAAGCAAGCAGCAAGTGTGTGtagatgtattattattttttactgtgcgtgtgtgttttactTTACTGCATTTGTGTTTGTGCACCAGCCCGTCCAAAGGGCAGCGGGgctcagtctgtcagtctgttacAGGGAGGTTATTTACTTTTGCTGTGTTGTAGTATTGATCCACTTCCTGCTTGTGACTCGGGGGTTGGAGCCTACTGACCTTAGAGACTGCAGAGGATGAACCATAGGTTGAAGACACTGGTGTCAAACACAATTCCTTGAGAGCCACAGTCAGTGTCTGCTTGTTTttgatcttaaaaaaaaaaaaatgattttaggATCTAGATCTGCAAGAAAAACCGGGGTCATGTTGACTTGGCATAAAACGGATATTAACTGAAACTatttgaacttgtccaataacaaacACTGATTAATTAAGTAAAAGGCAGGAACCAAAATCCACTGACACTGCAGTGCAGAATCTAAGGACTGGAGTTTTACTTGTGTGGTTTAGGAGTCCAAAACCACATTCCTTACCCCAGGACACTTCATAAGGTGACTATCCAGGAAAATGAAAGGAAAATGAGCACCCCGTGTCTACACTGAACTAAGGATTTTATTTAGAGAGACACAAACCGGCTTAGGATGCCTTCATTAGAGTCTCATCATGGTCTCTCATAGCAAGTGCTCAGACTTTGACTTATTGTGGCGCTGATAGTTCAGAGCCTTATGTACAATAAATGggtttatttttaaatgtgtgcTGTTTTATTCATGTTTCCAGTTGCCTTTAATTGAAAAGTTTGTCACATAAAAAACAGCAGTGTCTTATTGATTCTTGCTTGATACTTGTTCTGGGCAGTTGAAAAGTtggtgctatccgggatccttgggacgtccctaatcATAACCCCGACTTTAATCCTTACCTTATCGTAACCATTgtaaatttcaacttcaatgagGTAATGTCAGAGTTGGGACGTCCCAAGAACGCCAGATAACAAGGACCGTTTAACATGGTCAGAGCGTCAGCTAAATTACTAACACTTGAAAATGTGTAATGTATTCATTGAACCACCAGGGGGTAAACGTGAGCTATTTTATTGTTCAGTAGCACTGAGTGACTACTTCATTTCCCTCAGGCAAGCCAT
This window harbors:
- the LOC111981368 gene encoding zinc finger and SCAN domain-containing protein 2 — its product is MTKLQLLNAYLTERLTVVVREILDVVGDTVAEYREETARTKRENESARRQNESLRRQLRDILLLAETDWRSTSLSLSGQQQLCEQEWSSSQEHDPEPLQQSQVNRRGLQTQSQVALGKDGGLTGPNQGHTETVXLEEKPSXGZAIXKTEHNSDPEPKGFGNTSSLAPSPFSSNAHCATTTGAANAEMPVLRTEGKTSSPIDPIQGRIKMEPKECDVTLNLTNHEPQSSSDYTGRPITLLPHNHELSGETGFKDLPDMDISELHNTPVHDQQTYATEPGPKDRVLPYNESNNFTPADHQEGRPHRCTRCGESFSQAASLHLHLQYKKPYACDWCCKSFAQSADLRRHHRIHTGERPHRCSWCSKSFTQRGNLRRHLRIHTGERPYSCPYCHRTFSDGDTMKKHKRTHSGEKPYRCVQCPKSFTVASGLRVHLNTHLTDAGQLIT
- the LOC111981367 gene encoding uncharacterized protein produces the protein MAKLQLLNAYLTERLMVAVDEILEVVGGTVSEFEEETARTKRENEVLKRRLREVGLDTGTECSAVSTRPVSLSVSGQHQWSSDQGPDLESTQTQNHMVMSQDEMPATHSQLPTDCTEWKSLCNSPRTMSSQQTDTSATTPVVAPLTSASVKRDLDEEDDQLLLPSANPFSSTSCPVDRVVLHYNSESIKTEPSDTSPTDLGSVSAQMGCGELNPSSDPGPATVETRYIVSDLSADLESVVADSSRYGASTASGVPTDLVSASAAMIPDGFFRQIGSDGCVTTGPELDFGDTTTTSTVGPLTSLFYPGQTRRQQQTNRSTNRGHQQVNRSTNNRGQQQTNNRGDQKSHPCPQCGKIFSHVSRLKIHLRIHTGEKPYVCALCGKRFNNDGTLRNHRRVHTELRLYGCPVCGMSFKDAYTCRKHQRVHNGMRPAGGGAHTCSLCGKAFSEAAKLTKHIRTHVSDIG